From the Candidatus Bathyarchaeota archaeon genome, one window contains:
- a CDS encoding AAC(3) family N-acetyltransferase yields the protein MKNENRKHIQENKFTKYDIINDLGNIGVNKGDHLAVALSFRSIGYVKGGPDAFIDALMEAVGTNGTVVMPTFTRRFHLLRNQSVKVDYIFDYRSTPSYTGIIPNALRKRKDAIRSKHPIYSVTAIGKLADYLTEGHNPDARELNPFMPYSKLAKIDGKVLCIGIGDRVVAIRHEAQYLAGLLDIIPPRFGVKYRDDEGYIKDYIERAPGGCTKRLHELVTVFRRMRLVKDGKIGMANSILLPANESLELTTNLLRNDPTLNLCNSIKCLWCRELERRINLYNRIKNPKFFQKNRLAIGTIATISKFRLSNPILKELRNKFLLKQARMDSY from the coding sequence TTGAAGAATGAAAATCGGAAACATATTCAAGAGAATAAATTCACAAAGTATGATATAATTAATGATTTAGGAAATATCGGGGTGAATAAAGGGGATCATTTAGCTGTTGCCCTTTCCTTTAGGAGCATCGGTTATGTTAAAGGCGGACCTGATGCATTCATAGATGCATTGATGGAAGCTGTAGGTACTAATGGAACAGTGGTCATGCCCACATTTACAAGACGCTTTCACCTTCTTAGGAATCAATCTGTTAAAGTGGATTACATATTTGATTACAGATCAACACCTTCCTACACAGGAATAATTCCTAATGCCCTAAGAAAGAGAAAAGATGCGATACGAAGCAAACATCCGATATACTCAGTTACTGCAATAGGCAAATTAGCAGATTATCTTACTGAGGGACACAATCCAGATGCAAGGGAGCTGAATCCTTTTATGCCCTATTCCAAATTAGCAAAAATCGATGGTAAAGTATTATGCATCGGCATAGGAGATAGGGTAGTTGCTATACGGCATGAAGCTCAGTATCTTGCAGGTTTACTCGATATAATACCGCCCAGATTTGGTGTGAAATATAGAGATGATGAAGGATATATTAAAGATTACATAGAACGAGCGCCTGGTGGCTGTACTAAAAGATTGCACGAACTTGTTACTGTTTTTCGTAGAATGAGGCTAGTAAAGGATGGCAAGATAGGTATGGCAAATTCAATACTGTTGCCAGCAAATGAATCCTTAGAACTGACGACCAATCTACTCAGAAATGATCCCACCTTGAATTTATGTAATTCTATCAAGTGTCTATGGTGTCGTGAACTTGAGAGAAGGATAAATCTTTATAATAGGATTAAAAATCCTAAATTCTTCCAAAAAAACAGATTGGCAATAGGAACAATAGCTACAATTAGCAAATTTAGGCTAAGCAATCCCATTTTAAAAGAATTGAGAAATAAATTCTTATTGAAACAGGCGCGTATGGATTCATACTAA